One window from the genome of Pseudonocardia hierapolitana encodes:
- a CDS encoding nitroreductase family deazaflavin-dependent oxidoreductase: protein MPLEGEYEISPTGWVREQTEKIFETGTTESVDIKGRRVVLLTTRGAKTGKLRKVPLMRVEHGGHYAIVASLGGAPKHPVWYYNVKAEPHVELQDGTETGDFKAREVTGEEKAIWWERAVEAYPDYADYQKKTTREIPVFVLEPLVA, encoded by the coding sequence ATGCCACTCGAGGGTGAATACGAGATCAGCCCCACCGGATGGGTGCGGGAGCAGACCGAGAAGATCTTCGAGACCGGGACGACGGAGAGCGTCGACATCAAGGGCCGTCGCGTCGTGCTGTTGACCACCCGCGGCGCCAAGACGGGCAAGCTGCGCAAGGTGCCGCTGATGCGCGTGGAGCACGGGGGCCACTACGCCATCGTCGCTTCCCTCGGCGGCGCCCCGAAGCACCCCGTCTGGTACTACAACGTCAAGGCCGAGCCGCACGTCGAGCTGCAGGACGGCACGGAGACCGGTGACTTCAAGGCGCGCGAGGTCACCGGCGAGGAGAAGGCGATCTGGTGGGAACGGGCCGTCGAGGCCTACCCGGACTACGCCGACTACCAGAAGAAGACGACCCGCGAGATCCCGGTCTTCGTCCTGGAACCGCTCGTGGCCTGA
- the thiD gene encoding bifunctional hydroxymethylpyrimidine kinase/phosphomethylpyrimidine kinase, whose translation MAEPTVGTTPPTVMTIAGTDSGGGAGVAADLRAMAACGAHGCVAVTAVTVQNTTGVTGVHTIPPETVAAQIEAVATDIALGAVKTGMLADTPIIEAIVAACDRVGIGGVGIPLVIDPVAASMHGDPLLADSALDAYRTLLFPRALLATPNLDEVRLLAEVDVHDRAAQYEAAKVMHAFGPQYVLVKGGHLREDTDVCVDLLYDGHTFTELPGPRFDTGNTHGGGDNMASAIASGLARGMSVPEAVAFGKRYVVEAVRHSYPLGAGHGPISPLWTVRNWWEQTV comes from the coding sequence ATGGCTGAGCCCACGGTGGGCACCACACCCCCGACCGTCATGACGATCGCGGGCACCGACTCCGGCGGCGGCGCGGGCGTCGCGGCCGACCTGCGGGCCATGGCGGCCTGCGGGGCCCACGGCTGCGTGGCCGTCACCGCGGTCACCGTGCAGAACACCACCGGCGTCACCGGCGTGCACACGATCCCGCCGGAGACCGTCGCGGCCCAGATCGAGGCCGTGGCCACGGACATCGCGCTGGGCGCCGTGAAGACCGGCATGCTCGCCGACACCCCGATCATCGAGGCGATCGTCGCGGCGTGCGACCGGGTGGGGATCGGCGGAGTCGGCATCCCGCTGGTCATCGATCCCGTCGCCGCGTCCATGCACGGCGACCCGCTGCTCGCCGACTCGGCCCTCGACGCCTACCGCACCCTGCTCTTCCCCCGTGCCCTGCTGGCCACACCCAACCTCGACGAGGTGCGGCTGCTCGCCGAGGTCGACGTCCACGACCGCGCAGCCCAGTACGAGGCGGCCAAGGTGATGCACGCGTTCGGGCCGCAGTACGTGCTGGTCAAGGGCGGGCACCTGCGCGAGGACACCGACGTGTGCGTCGACCTGCTCTACGACGGCCACACCTTCACCGAGCTGCCAGGGCCCCGGTTCGACACCGGCAACACCCACGGCGGCGGCGACAACATGGCCTCTGCCATCGCGTCGGGTCTCGCGCGCGGCATGTCCGTGCCGGAGGCCGTCGCGTTCGGCAAGCGCTACGTCGTCGAGGCCGTGCGGCACTCCTATCCCCTCGGCGCGGGCCACGGCCCGATCTCGCCGCTGTGGACGGTCCGGAACTGGTGGGAGCAGACCGTCTGA
- a CDS encoding S1 family peptidase gives MIEIRSAPDAETAHVLRVKPEEVPAQRYPLLRALLWWAPPATAMLAGGWTAAMVLVAAGRTSDPTVLITCGVATAVAVFGGMCLFERLVGLPGAALGAGVTVQLIHSPFVETGIIPGWSASAGWVLTAVVTGVLIWRVHARRPPMIRTAQPVVTAGEALDELAGAGSSASGRVTVSGRFGLSGWPRTALQAVELPGNPPPEIDAVVSIETRSSRGTAFVIRNDGRHADLVTNDHVIGAARSARVSVAGTVRAAAPLPRPDPERFAGALAEHVPDLDEARCRQLAQESDLRLLRIDSAGLPVESLQISTADAVDALALSVGYPHGGVPRFVWPANPVPLPAIGVGRLVARDGGAVLWTPWRVQRGNSGGPVLVREHGRLRVAAVTYVQHDRRGSRGDAAHIAAPVLRAYLAAVDGDRP, from the coding sequence ATGATCGAGATCAGGTCCGCACCGGACGCGGAGACGGCCCACGTCCTGCGCGTGAAGCCGGAGGAGGTCCCGGCGCAGCGGTACCCGCTCCTGCGGGCATTGCTGTGGTGGGCGCCGCCCGCCACCGCGATGCTGGCGGGTGGGTGGACCGCGGCGATGGTCCTCGTGGCCGCGGGGCGGACGTCCGACCCGACCGTCCTGATCACCTGCGGGGTGGCGACCGCCGTCGCGGTCTTCGGCGGGATGTGCCTGTTCGAGCGGCTGGTCGGCCTGCCGGGCGCGGCACTGGGAGCGGGCGTCACCGTCCAGCTCATCCACTCCCCGTTCGTGGAGACCGGGATCATCCCGGGCTGGTCGGCGTCGGCGGGCTGGGTCCTCACGGCGGTCGTGACCGGGGTGCTGATCTGGCGGGTGCACGCGCGACGGCCACCGATGATCCGCACGGCCCAACCCGTGGTGACGGCAGGGGAGGCGCTCGACGAGCTGGCCGGCGCCGGCTCGAGCGCGTCGGGGCGGGTGACGGTCTCGGGGCGGTTCGGGCTCTCGGGGTGGCCACGCACGGCGCTGCAGGCCGTGGAGCTGCCCGGGAACCCGCCCCCGGAGATCGACGCGGTGGTCAGCATCGAGACGCGGTCGAGCCGGGGCACCGCGTTCGTGATCCGCAACGACGGCAGGCATGCCGACCTGGTGACCAACGATCACGTGATCGGCGCCGCGCGCTCGGCGCGCGTCAGCGTGGCCGGGACGGTCCGCGCCGCCGCCCCGCTCCCGCGCCCGGACCCCGAGCGGTTCGCGGGGGCGCTCGCCGAGCACGTGCCGGACCTCGACGAAGCGCGGTGCCGGCAGCTGGCGCAGGAGTCCGACCTGCGCCTGCTCCGGATCGACTCCGCCGGTCTCCCGGTGGAGTCGCTCCAGATCTCCACGGCGGACGCGGTGGACGCGCTCGCGCTGTCGGTCGGCTACCCGCACGGCGGGGTGCCGCGGTTCGTCTGGCCGGCGAACCCGGTGCCGCTCCCCGCGATCGGGGTCGGTCGGCTCGTCGCGCGCGACGGCGGCGCCGTGCTCTGGACGCCGTGGCGGGTGCAGCGCGGCAACTCCGGTGGACCGGTGCTCGTGCGGGAGCACGGCCGGCTGCGCGTCGCGGCGGTCACCTACGTGCAGCACGACCGGCGCGGCTCACGGGGCGACGCGGCCCACATCGCGGCGCCCGTCCTGCGGGCGTACCTCGCCGCGGTCGACGGGGACCGCCCGTGA